In the Leishmania donovani BPK282A1 complete genome, chromosome 29 genome, one interval contains:
- a CDS encoding ATP-binding cassette protein subfamily A, member 10, putative encodes MTSFWRQYGIQLYGFLVKTFLQRWRMPVSTTVEILLPCLFTILMSVAYWVSGSSTVPAQMYDGGAYVPLNMTDFLSYFMCKKMGSMLRVPWYPCPPGMNASSLTCLSLIGNGNEICIQNAFYTVLSHMLYGMYYGSGPFGLNTMDGHLTLAALVTEATRKENPTFFGRGGRDSLSHYGNLLVSSNSPALAQNFMTFCRQSSGMCGEVLYDTPFTSLASAKEYAATNEDTVWAIVDLPTASLASNGEAEFTISMNFTATAPTAKEPQKSLFTRGLGANDGSDGYVLYWASGFLTLQTFVHEFYLAQALSTHNITGPSTYYTDPSSDVEGISAYLTQYGSTLIPMPTPSRYNNAFLTKWAYYMPLLAVMAVLYPTSRLVMLIVVEKYNGIREAMLIMGLHPSCMFFGWYSSTLIMDLVSSLLAAMFLKIGFLDKVDYGLLVLLYFSFMQQNTALCFFISSIFRNPRVASWFIAFVLFVFAIPSFSFPTGMTDIQKIFCCLVPCIGYIQAFNIMLSYVSFGWQFGWSQARAGYFNFSIAVGMMWASFGVLMLLSFYLDRVSCGAVGRRAHPLFFLMPLVNRFRKTRAPLVKMWDMGKPIRPGSLVERAIDDDEPHGTSFASCSLKKDSKELPQDNSRLIEHYHDVVSTQDPAVAAVFHRLRKVYVGGGILGFLYTYFTGLFRDGDRIVALDGVTFAMRTGEVSVLLGPNGAGKSTIMGVATGMVNPTNGDVYVRGYNARTHLDECRQNIGYCPQRDIVWPLLTVEEHITFYARMKGSHSVNVQEKVDYVVDLLDLHEKRHCKASKLSSGQRRRLCVAIAMVGDSAVLFLDEPTAGMDIKGRKIVYEALNRTRTQRSVLISTHLLDEADRIADRVLIVNKGLLCAEGSAMYLKSQMEVGYVVTCLLESNMSTTEENCAAEGLVNFVRAESYAAQRVGDSSNEGCVVLGVQRRGREVSFRFPMTLLSSAGMTLLSVIQRNSERLRLRNVALNLATLEDVFFTVTCTAPLMSSVTDGELVGGRGDEGDALSIPDTPSTSADLYEEKTGCFFVFCRHFRALFLKRLHYAQRDIKLLVYQVVLPIIFLLLSLFISLVRDPSQPALRLDMTMYDDYASHPSQVMTAYSNFSGYVQNMTRYPMNVTNAFCLSANLPDNVWGSYYLTDFREMPSGLPNVSNAMSRLLLSEIMSHKDPRYVSVAPVGAVFQKGVPKKTPTLLHNTSYSHSAPQGVSALYHLAMYQLFGSAVPTPTAVNSPMMLGEFEKTLVTANKQVMVGIFIILPFIFIPSNTISYIVEEKESGARHMQWLSGANVVAYWLSSFVFDFASYLVTQILAFIIFLIFNRTEFIGKDNVGAAVVLFFFFGLTSIPFSYFMSFFFRSSFTAQSVVFCINFTFGFLWVTLESMIAEHALRFAEVVTYILRIIPAVSFGESMFVLSGAQLANLMFPNRAKKSLFSLLHFSETGSPTGGIGTGLIYMSCVAVACTVALVILEYLRLQRLDSAFTQCCTRPNSEDEEEHRRLEEADPSVKQEEDYVCADKTGPESTRIAVQHLSKRYLGAEHAALQDISFGVKEGEVMGLLGLNGAGKTTAVSILAGEVVATSGEAFVNHYAVQSMESRPFVGYCPQYDALLSNLSAEEHLWLYARLRSIKEKHIRGEVHVLLKELGLYPFRNQPAASLSGGNKRRLSLAIALVGHTTSVLLDEPTSGMDAVARAQTCDIVRRLTAQKSVVLTTHRLDEVEALADRVAFVVRGNLRCVGTPQELKNAYNKTAAYTLNVLFPHTVQLQDADATLVEKVRSYVLDTITATADVNAQQMARCEVVEVHPCSMQMTVNGDLHSICVAVAHMQAGQASGIPATTYVSVSQPTLEDILLLH; translated from the coding sequence ATGACGAGCTTCTGGCGGCAGTACGGCATTCAGCTGTACGGGTTTCTGGTCAAGACATTCCTGCAGCGATGGCGTATGCCCGTCTCCACGACGGTGGAGATCCTTCTCCCTTGCCTCTTCACCATTCTGATGTCCGTTGCCTACTGGGTGTCGGGCAGTTCGACCGTGCCGGCGCAGATGtacgacggcggtgcgtaCGTGCCGCTGAACATGACGGACTTTTTGTCGTATTTCATGTGCAAGAAGATGGGGTCAATGCTGAGGGTGCCGTGGTACCCGTGCCCGCCTGGGATGAACGCATCGTCTCTCACGTGTCTGTCGCTCATCGGCAACGGCAATGAGATTTGCATCCAGAACGCCTTCTACACGGTGCTGTCCCACATGCTGTACGGCATGTACTATGGCAGTGGCCCGTTCGGCCTGAACACTATGGACGGCCACCTCACGCTCGCGGCCTTGGTGACCGAGGCGACACGCAAGGAAAACCCAACCTTCTTTGGTCGGGGTGGTAGGGACAGCCTGTCGCACTATGGCAATCTGCTGGTGTCGAGCAACTCGCCTGCGCTGGCGCAAAACTTCATGACGTTCTGCCGCCAAAGCAGCGGCATGTGCGGCGAGGTACTCTATGACACACCCTTCACTTCACTGGCTAGTGCCAAGGAGTACGCGGCCACCAACGAGGACACCGTCTGGGCCATTGTCGACCTTCCGACGGCCTCCCTCGCGTCCAACGGCGAGGCAGAGTTCACCATCAGCATGAACTTCACGGCGActgcgccgacggcgaaggAGCCACAGAAGAGCCTCTTCACGCGCGGCCTTGGCGccaacgacggcagcgacggctaCGTGCTCTACTGGGCCAGCGGCTTCTTGACGCTGCAGACATTCGTGCACGAGTTCTActtggcgcaggcgctgagCACCCACAACATTACTGGCCCTTCCACTTACTACACGGATCCCAGCTCCGACGTGGAGGGCATCAGCGCGTACCTCACGCAGTACGGCTCCACCTTAATCCCGATGCCGACGCCTTCGCGCTACAACAACGCGTTCCTGACGAAGTGGGCCTACTACATGCCACTGCTCGCCGTGATGGCTGTTCTGTATCCGACTTCGCGCCTCGTGATGCTGATCGTCGTTGAGAAGTACAATGGCATTCGCGAGGCGATGCTGATCATGGGCCTGCATCCGTCCTGCATGTTTTTTGGGTGGTACTCCTCCACGCTCATCATGGACTTGGTCTCCTCGCTGCTCGCCGCCATGTTTCTCAAGATCGGCTTCCTCGACAAGGTGGACTACGGCCTCCTCGTGCTGCTCTACTTCTCCTTCATGCAGCAGAACACAGCCCTGTGCTTCTTCATCAGCTCCATCTTCCGCAACCCACGCGTGGCGAGCTGGTTTATTGCGTTTGTGCTGTTCGTGTTCGCGATCCCGTCTTTCTCCTTCCCGACCGGAATGACGGACATTCAGAAGATTTTCTGCTGCCTGGTCCCCTGCATCGGCTACATTCAGGCATTCAATATAATGCTGAGCTACGTATCCTTCGGCTGGCAATTTGGGTGGtcgcaggcgcgcgctggcTACTTCAACTTCTCCATCGCGGTCGGCATGATGTGGGCCTCGTTTGGTGTGCTGATGCTCCTCAGCTTCTACTTGGACCGTGTctcctgcggcgccgtcggccgcCGTGCCCACCCCTTGTTCTTCCTCATGCCGCTGGTGAACCGCTTCCGCAAGACCAGGGCGCCGCTGGTCAAGATGTGGGACATGGGCAAGCCGATTCGCCCCGGTTCTCTGGTCGAGCGTgccatcgacgacgacgagccgCACGGCACGTCATTTGCGAGCTGCTCTTTGAAGAAGGACAGCAAGGAGTTGCCACAGGACAACAGCCGACTCATCGAGCACTACCATGACGTCGTCAGCACACAGGAccccgctgtcgccgccgtcttccaTCGCCTGCGCAAGGTCTAcgttggcggcggcatccTCGGCTTCTTGTACACGTACTTCACAGGGTTGTTCCGCGATGGCGACCGCATCGTCGCGCTGGACGGCGTGACGTTCGCGATGCGCACCGGCGAGGTGAGCGTGCTGCTCGGCCCCAACGGTGCCGGCAAGTCCACGATCATGGGtgtggcgaccggcatggTGAACCCCACGAACGGCGATGTTTACGTGCGTGGCTACAACGCCCGCACACACCTTGATGAATGCAGGCAGAACATCGGGTATTGCCCCCAACGAGATATCGTATGGCCTCTGCTGACGGTGGAGGAGCACATCACCTTCTACGCGCGCATGAAAGGCTCCCATTCAGTGAACGTGCAGGAGAAGGTGGATTATGTGGTGGACCTCCTCGACCTGCATGAGAAGCGCCACTGCAAAGCAAGCAAGCTGTCGAGTggccagcgccggcgtctGTGCGTCGCGATCGCCATGGTCGGCGACTCCGCCGTGCTGTTTCTCGACGAGCCCACGGCCGGCATGGACATCAAGGGTCGCAAGATCGTGTACGAAGCCCTGAACCGCACCCGCACCCAGCGTAGCGTGCTGATCTCCACTCACCTTCTCGACGAGGCCGACCGCATTGCCGACCGAGTGCTCATCGTGAACAAGGGCCTGCTGTGCGCGGAGGGCTCGGCGATGTACCTCAAGTCGCAGATGGAGGTCGGGTACGTGGTGACGTGCCTACTGGAGAGCAACATGAGCACAACAGAGGAAAACTGCGCTGCCGAAGGGCTGGTGAACTTTGTGCGCGCCGAGAGctacgcggcgcagcgggtcggcgacagcagcaacgagggGTGCGTGGTGCTgggggtgcagcggcgcgggcgcGAGGTGTCTTTCCGCTTCCCGATGACCCTCCTCAGCTCAGCCGGCATGACGCTTCTTTCCGTGATTCAGCGCAACAGCGAGCGGTTGCGCCTGCGCAACGTCGCGCTCAACCTGGCGACGCTCGAAGACGTCTTCTTCACCGTCACTTGCACCGCACCACTCATGTCAAGCGTGACAGACGGCGAGCTTGTCGGCGGGCGAGGGGACGAAGGCGATGCGCTGTCGATCCCTGACACACCGTCGACTAGCGCTGACCTCTACGAGGAGAAGACGGGTTGCTTCTTCGTCTTCTGCCGGCACTTCCGCGCGCTCTTCCTCAAGCGGCTGCACTATGCCCAGCGCGACATCAAGCTGCTTGTCTATCAAGTGGTGCTACCGATCATCTTTCTGCTCCTGTCGCTGTTCATCAGCCTTGTACGAGACCCGAGCCAGCccgcgctgcggctcgaCATGACTATGTACGATGACTACGCCTCCCACCCATCGCAGGTGATGACGGCGTACTCTAACTTCTCCGGCTACGTGCAGAACATGACCCGCTACCCCATGAATGTCACGAACGCCTTCTGCCTCAGTGCAAACCTGCCCGACAACGTCTGGGGCTCGTACTACCTGACCGACTTCCGTGAGATGCCGTCTGGCTTGCCCAACGTGTCCAACGCCATGAGCCGGCTGCTCCTGAGCGAAATCATGTCGCACAAGGATCCGCGCTACGTTTCTGTGGCGCCGGTAGGAGCGGTGTTCCAGAAGGGTGTGCCGAAGAAAACCCcaacgctgctgcacaacaCGTCTTACAGCCACTCCGCTCCGCAGGGTGTGAGCGCGCTTTACCACCTCGCCATGTATCAGCTCTTCGGCTCCGCCGTGCCGACACCCACCGCCGTCAACTCTCCCATGATGCTTGGCGAGTTTGAAAAGACGCTGGTGACAGCCAACAAGCAGGTCATGGTTGGCATCTTCATCATTCTGCCCTTCATCTTTATTCCGTCCAACACGATCTCCTACATCGTCGAGGAGAAGGAGTCCGGCGCCCGCCACATGCAGTGGCTCTCCGGCGCCAATGTCGTGGCGTACTGGCTGAGCAGCTTTGTGTTCGACTTTGCGAGCTACCTCGTGACGCAGATCTTGGCCTTTATCATCTTCCTCATCTTCAATCGAACCGAGTTCATCGGCAAGGAcaacgtcggcgccgccgttgtgctcttcttttttttcggccTGACGTCGATCCCGTTCAGCTACTTCATGAGCTTCTTCTTCCGCTCCAGCTTCACGGCACAGTCCGTCGTCTTTTGCATCAACTTCACCTTCGGCTTCCTGTGGGTGACGCTGGAGTCGATGATCGCCGAGCATGCGCTGCGGTTCGCCGAGGTGGTGACCTACATCCTTCGCATCATCCCAGCCGTGAGCTTCGGCGAGTCCATGTTCGTGCTCTCGGGCGCGCAGCTGGCGAACTTGATGTTCCCGAACCGCGCCAAGAAAAGCCTGTTTTCGCTGCTGCACTTTAGCGAGACAGGAAGCCCCACAGGCGGCATCGGAACAGGCCTCATCTACATGTCTTGCGTTGCTGTGGCCTGCACTGTGGCACTCGTGATTCTCGAGTacctgcggctgcagcgcctcgactCCGCCTTCACGCAGTGCTGCACAAGACCGAacagcgaggacgaggaggagcaccgccgcctcgaggAGGCAGATCCGTCCGtgaagcaggaggaggactACGTGTGCGCAGATAAGACAGGGCCCGAGTCGACCCGCAttgcggtgcagcacctcaGCAAGCGCTACCTCGGCGCCGAGCACGCCGCTCTCCAGGACATCTCGTTCGGCGTGAAAGAAGGCGAGGTGATGGGTTTGCTGGGGCTTAACGGCGCCGGCAAGACGACGGCAGTGAGCATCCTCGCAGGTGAGGTGGTCGCGACTAGCGGCGAGGCGTTTGTGAACCACTACGCGGTGCAGTCGATGGAGAGCCGCCCCTTTGTGGGCTACTGCCCGCAGTacgacgcgctgctgagcaaTCTCAGCGCCGAGGAGCACCTCTGGCTGTATGCCCGCCTGCGCTCCATCAAGGAAAAGCACATCAGGGGCGAGGTGCACGTGCTGCTCAAAGAGCTGGGCCTGTACCCGTTCCGCAACCAGCCTGCCGCGTCCctgagcggcggcaacaAGCGCCGACTGTCCCTCGCCATTGCGCTGGTCGGCCACACAACGAgtgtgctgctggacgagcCGACGTCGGGCATGGATGCTGTGGCGCGTGCACAGACGTGCGACATAGTGCGACGTCTCACGGCTCAGAAATCCGTGGTGCTGACCACGCACCGTCTGGACGAGGTCGAGGCTCTGGCCGACCGCGTCGCTTTCGTCGTGCGAGGCAACctgcgctgcgtcggcacGCCACAGGAGCTGAAGAACGCGTACAACAAGACTGCCGCCTACACGCTCAATGTGCTCTTCCCCCATACGGTGCAGTTGCAGGACGCGGACGCAACCCTggtggagaaggtgcgcagcTACGTGCTCgacaccatcaccgccacagcGGATGTGAATGCGCAGCAGATGGCTCGGtgcgaggtggtggaggtgcacCCGTGCTCAATGCAGATGACTGTGAACGGCGACCTCCATTCTATCTgcgtcgccgttgcgcacATGCAGGCGGGTCAGGCAAGCGGCATTCCGGCGACGACGTACGTCAGCGTGAGCCAGCCGACGCTGGAGGACATTCTTCTTCTCCATTAG
- a CDS encoding BET1-like protein, putative produces the protein MLAAGGTAVRVCARVSLRAAVWRLGEDFSVPFFSVCWGVRSPFPSLCALLL, from the coding sequence ATGCTTGCGGCAGGAGGGaccgctgtgcgcgtgtgcgcgcgtgtgtcccTGCGAGCTGCTGTGTGGAGGCTTGGTGAGGATTTCAGCGTCCCATTCTTTTCGGTTTGTTGGGGTGTGCGCtcgccttttccctctctgtgcgctcTGTTGCTTTGA
- a CDS encoding BET1-like protein, putative, with translation MIQPQSTLFRRREGVVGDDGALTSPSSSPAPYQARPGTAAAASVHTNALQEQENDALMQALLSDMRRAKKSFTKMGDEVREQNALLERLRTSFLNTQNSLRKTMRNLDKIGWGSFTHMWVLALFVIVFFMLLYLMLRFR, from the coding sequence ATGATCCAGCCTCAGAGCACCCtgttccgccgccgcgagggcGTCGTCGGGGATGATGGCGCACTTACCTcaccgtcctcctcccctgcCCCTTACCAGGCGCGCCCCGgtacagcagctgccgcttcagTGCACACGAACGCCttgcaggagcaggagaacGACGCTCTtatgcaggcgctgctgtctgACATGCGCAGGGCAAAGAAGAGCTTCACCAAGATGGGCGATGAGGTGCGAGAGCAGaacgcgctgctggagcgacTGCGCACCTCCTTCCTGAATACGCAGAACTCCCTTCGCAAAACGATGCGGAACTTAGACAAGATAGGCTGGGGAAGCTTCACGCACATGTGGGTGCTGGCGCTCTTCGTGATTGTGTTTTTCATGTTGCTCTACTTGATGCTTCGCTTTCGGTAG